A window of Methanolobus sediminis contains these coding sequences:
- the fhcD gene encoding formylmethanofuran--tetrahydromethanopterin N-formyltransferase: MEINGVEIEDTFAEAFPIKISRVLITAATKRWAEIAALEATGFGTSVIMCPAEAGIEKFVGPDETPDGRPGVYIQICTFGYESLEHQLLERLGQCVLTAPTTAVFNGMPEAEKQFNVGFKLKFFGDGMESETEVAGRKMYSIPIMEGDFLVEENIGAVAGIAGGNFFIFGDSQMTALTAAEVAVDAIKDLEGTITPFPGGIVASGSKAGFNNYKFMKATANEKFCPSIRDKVEGTEIPEGVKAVYELVINGVDEDAIQKAMKAGIEAAIAVPGVSKITAGNYGGKLGKYQFHLKDLC; encoded by the coding sequence ATGGAAATCAATGGAGTAGAAATCGAAGATACTTTTGCAGAAGCGTTCCCGATCAAGATCTCAAGAGTACTTATCACCGCAGCAACAAAACGCTGGGCAGAGATAGCTGCACTTGAAGCAACAGGATTCGGTACCTCTGTTATTATGTGCCCTGCAGAAGCAGGTATTGAAAAGTTCGTTGGTCCTGATGAGACTCCTGACGGAAGACCTGGTGTATACATCCAGATCTGCACCTTCGGATACGAATCACTTGAACACCAGTTACTTGAGCGCCTTGGCCAGTGTGTGCTTACAGCACCAACAACAGCTGTTTTCAACGGTATGCCAGAAGCTGAGAAGCAGTTCAACGTAGGTTTCAAACTCAAATTCTTCGGTGATGGTATGGAATCCGAAACTGAGGTAGCAGGCCGCAAGATGTACAGCATCCCTATCATGGAGGGTGACTTCCTCGTAGAAGAGAACATCGGCGCTGTAGCAGGTATTGCAGGCGGTAACTTCTTTATCTTCGGTGACAGCCAGATGACAGCACTTACAGCAGCAGAAGTGGCAGTAGACGCTATCAAGGACCTTGAGGGTACAATCACTCCATTCCCAGGCGGAATTGTTGCAAGTGGTTCCAAGGCTGGTTTTAACAACTACAAGTTCATGAAGGCAACTGCAAACGAGAAGTTCTGCCCATCCATCAGGGACAAAGTCGAAGGTACCGAGATCCCAGAAGGTGTAAAGGCAGTTTACGAGCTTGTCATCAACGGTGTCGACGAGGATGCTATCCAGAAGGCAATGAAGGCAGGTATCGAAGCAGCTATCGCAGTTCCTGGTGTATCAAAGATCACCGCAGGAAACTACGGCGGCAAACTCGGTAAGTACCAGTTCCACCTGAAAGACCTTTGCTAA
- a CDS encoding transglutaminase-like domain-containing protein, whose amino-acid sequence MTAMQDYLRPTPIIDFNHLAVMKKAKELADNSQNPIEISRICFEFVRDEIKHSHDYRMNPVTLKASEVLEHETGYCYAKSHLLAALLRANSIPAGICYQRLSRDDNAEGEPFCLHALNSVYLEEFGWYRMDARGNKEGVNAQFNPPYEQLAYEIRIEGEADLPEIWADPIPPVIEVLSKYKNYDEVYENLPDVPLISKK is encoded by the coding sequence ATGACAGCAATGCAGGATTACTTAAGACCAACACCAATCATCGACTTTAACCACCTAGCCGTCATGAAAAAAGCAAAGGAACTCGCAGACAACAGTCAGAACCCAATAGAAATATCCAGAATCTGTTTCGAGTTCGTCAGGGATGAGATTAAACACAGCCATGACTACCGTATGAATCCTGTCACCCTAAAAGCATCCGAAGTCCTTGAACATGAAACCGGTTACTGCTATGCTAAAAGCCATCTGCTTGCAGCACTTCTCAGAGCAAACTCAATTCCAGCGGGAATATGCTACCAGCGTTTGAGCAGGGATGACAATGCAGAAGGTGAACCATTTTGTCTGCACGCCTTGAATTCTGTTTATCTGGAAGAGTTTGGTTGGTATCGTATGGATGCGAGAGGAAATAAGGAAGGAGTGAATGCCCAGTTCAACCCACCCTATGAACAACTTGCATATGAAATCAGAATTGAAGGTGAAGCTGACCTACCTGAAATATGGGCTGACCCGATACCACCTGTAATTGAAGTTCTTAGTAAATACAAGAACTATGATGAAGTTTACGAAAACCTGCCAGATGTTCCGTTGATCAGCAAAAAATGA
- a CDS encoding winged helix-turn-helix transcriptional regulator, producing the protein MRIGSLIRAGLILIIIFGTILTVCTLNGDDGYRVKKSPFFYLYHPSALLHPFGGGDEHEYIVTPGHLPLEEGDVVDDSGADKQITFWELPLWIQLSVISGAVFSTVTLLKCLPLLLGKILARGTNPKMQEIASYIAENPGCMESEIAHDLDLKRGTLRYHLSRLSSDNRIQKFKKGKLKRLFHITYSKTEEQKVLHLHKKNENRKRIIEIITERPGITGKELANLLKIDKSTVHWHIKELHKDDLIDFKKNGRYKMYYPHVSILSDDVD; encoded by the coding sequence ATGAGAATTGGTTCATTGATTAGAGCAGGATTAATCCTGATTATTATTTTTGGAACGATATTGACAGTCTGCACTTTAAATGGTGATGATGGCTACCGTGTTAAAAAAAGTCCATTTTTCTATCTATACCATCCTTCTGCATTGTTGCATCCATTTGGCGGTGGTGATGAGCACGAGTATATTGTCACTCCGGGGCATTTGCCCCTTGAAGAAGGTGATGTAGTTGATGACAGCGGTGCAGACAAGCAAATCACTTTCTGGGAATTACCTTTGTGGATACAACTATCTGTCATAAGCGGAGCTGTATTTTCCACGGTAACACTACTAAAATGTCTTCCACTTCTTCTCGGAAAAATACTAGCAAGAGGTACCAATCCAAAAATGCAGGAAATTGCCTCTTACATAGCTGAGAATCCTGGTTGTATGGAATCTGAGATTGCTCATGATCTTGACCTAAAGAGAGGTACTCTAAGGTACCATCTTTCAAGACTGTCCTCTGATAATAGAATACAGAAATTTAAAAAAGGCAAGCTAAAAAGACTTTTTCATATCACTTATTCTAAAACAGAAGAGCAAAAAGTGCTTCATCTTCATAAGAAGAACGAGAATCGTAAAAGGATAATCGAGATCATAACTGAAAGACCGGGTATTACAGGAAAGGAGCTTGCGAACTTACTCAAGATTGATAAAAGCACGGTTCATTGGCACATCAAAGAACTTCACAAGGATGATTTGATTGATTTCAAAAAGAATGGCCGTTATAAAATGTACTATCCACATGTTTCGATTTTATCTGATGATGTTGATTGA
- a CDS encoding ion transporter, which yields MAANEDKYSDNKPDGNNWRSHLYEIIFEADTPAGKNFDIILIVSILLSVLAVMLDSVKSFRLAHGDILFNIEWFFTILFTIEYALRMLCVKSKTRYATSLLGIIDLLAIMPTYLSLILPGSQFLLVIRILRVLRIFRILKLVKFLNEAELLVTAMKASRRKITVFLFTVLTLVVILGSLMYLIEGETNGFTSIPFSIYWAIVTLTTVGYGDVVPKTPLGIALSSVIMIIGYSIIAVPTGIVTAEISFASIEEREKKRSENICNNCGNDKNDSDARFCKHCGTKL from the coding sequence ATGGCTGCAAACGAGGATAAGTATTCAGATAACAAACCGGATGGGAATAACTGGAGAAGCCATCTTTACGAAATAATCTTTGAGGCAGACACTCCGGCCGGGAAAAATTTCGATATAATCCTGATAGTAAGCATCCTCTTGAGTGTGCTGGCTGTCATGCTGGACAGTGTGAAATCATTCCGGCTTGCACATGGTGACATACTCTTTAATATAGAGTGGTTTTTCACTATACTTTTTACAATTGAATATGCTCTTCGAATGCTTTGTGTTAAAAGCAAGACCAGATATGCAACCAGCCTTTTAGGAATAATAGACTTGCTGGCCATCATGCCTACATACTTGAGTCTCATTTTGCCGGGAAGCCAGTTCCTGCTTGTGATCAGGATACTCAGGGTGCTGAGAATATTCCGTATCCTCAAACTTGTCAAATTCCTCAATGAGGCTGAACTATTGGTAACCGCTATGAAAGCCAGCCGAAGAAAGATTACTGTTTTTCTTTTCACGGTGCTAACTCTTGTAGTTATCCTGGGTTCACTCATGTATCTTATAGAGGGAGAAACGAACGGATTTACAAGTATACCATTCAGTATATACTGGGCTATCGTGACCCTGACAACTGTCGGATATGGTGATGTTGTGCCGAAAACTCCGCTTGGAATTGCACTTTCTTCGGTTATTATGATAATTGGTTACAGTATAATTGCCGTTCCTACAGGTATTGTAACAGCGGAAATTAGTTTTGCTTCCATTGAAGAAAGAGAAAAGAAAAGATCTGAGAATATCTGCAATAATTGCGGAAATGACAAAAACGATAGCGATGCCCGTTTTTGTAAGCATTGCGGAACAAAATTATAA
- the cooS gene encoding anaerobic carbon-monoxide dehydrogenase catalytic subunit, which translates to MEDDRISYHESVRTVYKRIKEDGITNIWDRYEAQGMGSSPDRRCNFCQGGMRCDLCSNGPCRGDALKDKRGVCGITADGMAMRMMLLRNVMGASTYQYHTNQTIKTLRATAKGETPFKITEEEKLRNFAGRLGIDLSGNIGDVALKLCDFVEEDFTREYGQPSKIVELLAPKERQDLWKKIGIFPGGIQTEILRSTSSSLTNVDGNYVSLALKAMKLGVAMAYQSQIVNEYCQDIIFGLPKPHNMRVDLGVLDPDYVNILPNGHEPFLGFAMVQLARTPEWQDKAKQVGAKGLRVIANIETGQEMIQRWEMDDAFYGFTGNWIMQEAVLASGCVDIFVADMNCSMPIDPIYAEKYKFKLIPVSDLVSFEGVSDRLDYIPEKASEQAAKLLQMGIDNFKERKASVKPVTDLPMSEAVVGFSTESILDALGGKLDPLLDAIKDGTLRGVAGLVSCTTLRDTGQDSHSIAVAKELIKRDVLVLSMGCGNAAMQVGGLCSPEAKELAGPGLKAICEALGIPPVLSYGTCTDTGRIADLIAAVSAALGDVPVPDLPVVATAPEYMEQKATIDAIFALAFGLYTHVNPVPTVTGAPNLVKLLTEDCKDVTGGVMNVETDAVKAVELMLEHIENNRKKLGI; encoded by the coding sequence GTGGAAGATGACAGAATATCGTATCATGAGTCAGTGCGTACAGTGTATAAAAGGATAAAAGAAGACGGTATAACCAATATCTGGGACCGCTATGAAGCCCAGGGTATGGGTAGCAGTCCGGACAGAAGATGTAATTTCTGCCAGGGAGGTATGCGTTGTGACCTTTGTTCCAATGGACCTTGCCGCGGCGATGCACTGAAGGACAAAAGGGGAGTTTGTGGAATAACTGCCGATGGAATGGCCATGCGCATGATGCTTTTACGTAACGTCATGGGTGCCTCGACCTATCAATATCATACCAATCAGACAATCAAGACACTTCGAGCCACCGCAAAGGGTGAAACTCCTTTTAAGATCACCGAAGAGGAAAAACTGAGAAACTTCGCCGGAAGACTTGGAATAGATCTCAGTGGAAATATAGGCGATGTTGCCCTGAAACTCTGTGACTTTGTAGAAGAAGATTTTACAAGGGAATACGGACAGCCAAGCAAAATCGTAGAATTGCTTGCTCCAAAGGAGAGGCAGGATTTATGGAAGAAGATCGGTATCTTCCCCGGAGGAATCCAGACAGAGATCCTGAGATCAACAAGCTCATCCCTGACCAATGTAGATGGAAATTACGTCAGTCTTGCACTGAAGGCCATGAAACTTGGTGTGGCAATGGCATACCAGAGCCAGATAGTCAATGAATACTGCCAAGACATCATATTCGGATTGCCCAAACCTCACAACATGAGAGTAGATCTCGGAGTGCTTGATCCTGATTATGTAAATATCCTTCCTAACGGTCACGAGCCATTCCTGGGATTTGCCATGGTGCAGCTTGCAAGAACACCTGAGTGGCAGGATAAAGCCAAGCAGGTTGGAGCAAAAGGTCTCAGGGTGATCGCCAACATTGAAACGGGACAGGAAATGATCCAGCGATGGGAAATGGATGATGCTTTCTACGGATTTACAGGAAACTGGATCATGCAGGAAGCTGTGCTTGCAAGCGGTTGTGTGGACATCTTTGTTGCAGATATGAACTGCTCCATGCCAATAGACCCGATATATGCTGAAAAATACAAATTCAAACTTATCCCCGTAAGCGACCTTGTTTCATTTGAAGGAGTCAGTGACCGTTTGGACTACATTCCTGAAAAAGCCAGTGAGCAGGCAGCAAAACTGCTTCAGATGGGAATTGATAATTTCAAGGAACGGAAGGCCAGTGTTAAGCCTGTTACAGATCTGCCGATGAGTGAAGCTGTGGTGGGCTTTTCCACAGAAAGCATACTGGATGCTCTTGGAGGAAAACTTGACCCGCTTCTGGATGCCATCAAAGACGGTACTCTGCGTGGTGTAGCAGGACTTGTTTCCTGTACAACCTTAAGAGACACAGGTCAGGACAGTCACAGTATTGCCGTTGCAAAGGAATTGATCAAAAGGGATGTACTGGTGCTTTCCATGGGATGTGGCAATGCAGCCATGCAGGTTGGAGGACTCTGCAGTCCCGAAGCAAAAGAACTTGCAGGACCGGGACTAAAAGCTATCTGTGAAGCACTGGGAATTCCTCCGGTGCTCAGTTACGGAACCTGTACCGATACTGGCAGAATTGCTGACCTGATAGCTGCTGTATCTGCAGCTCTTGGCGATGTGCCTGTGCCTGATCTGCCAGTTGTTGCCACTGCACCTGAGTATATGGAGCAGAAAGCAACGATAGACGCTATATTTGCACTGGCATTCGGACTTTATACACATGTAAATCCTGTTCCAACCGTTACAGGAGCACCAAATCTTGTGAAACTCCTCACCGAGGACTGTAAAGACGTTACAGGCGGAGTAATGAATGTGGAAACTGATGCCGTAAAAGCAGTTGAGCTCATGCTTGAACATATTGAGAACAACCGTAAGAAGCTCGGAATCTAA
- a CDS encoding GAF domain-containing sensor histidine kinase, giving the protein MKKTLSSVQDLIVVIDRDMRIVTSNWKNCDSIAANEKMGNPLCYSCLMKQTKPCESCRLLEVFATGKCCKFEMEDPLDNKTKLIELSPLFDDNGSVSMVVRHAKDISECKSIENTLKMREKQQAAVAKLGQEGLAGADLDELMQESVRLVTDTLNVEYCRIMKKEGNDAVMVAGVGWEEENNSKNEGEDSKNDIVCYTLYSDCEKDTIIQENNSQDKFSGLSLLRENGIVSGMDVTIGSREDPYGVMNVHTTQRRMFSKDDMHFMQSVANVLAEALSRKEAEENLKRYAKRLEDANHLKVLFTDILTHDLLNPANIIRGFTEELIIVEDEDSKQNLLDKIHKNNERMIYMIESASKFIKLESIDDIKFEEQDFLPVLEKVIRNLSSEMSKNGIHFDIKAVGPYSSFINPILEEVFLNLLSNAIKFTPQNGRISISISDAMDKWKIQVTDTGSGINNSDREMIFERFRRADKGSIKGSGLGLAIAKRIVELHGGEIGVENNPIGRGSVFWFTIRKAPF; this is encoded by the coding sequence TTGAAAAAAACCCTGTCATCAGTACAGGATCTCATAGTTGTAATAGACCGGGATATGCGAATTGTAACAAGCAACTGGAAGAATTGTGATTCTATAGCTGCAAATGAAAAAATGGGTAATCCATTGTGTTACAGTTGCCTCATGAAGCAGACCAAACCCTGCGAATCATGCCGTTTGCTAGAGGTTTTTGCAACAGGAAAATGCTGTAAATTCGAGATGGAAGATCCTCTTGACAATAAAACAAAACTCATCGAGCTTTCACCTCTTTTTGATGATAACGGCAGTGTCTCAATGGTAGTGAGACACGCAAAGGACATCAGTGAATGCAAATCCATTGAAAATACCCTGAAAATGAGAGAAAAACAACAGGCTGCCGTTGCAAAGCTTGGACAGGAAGGACTTGCAGGAGCAGATCTTGATGAGCTCATGCAGGAGTCGGTCAGACTTGTGACAGACACTCTTAATGTCGAATATTGCCGAATCATGAAAAAAGAAGGCAATGATGCTGTCATGGTTGCAGGCGTTGGCTGGGAAGAGGAAAACAATAGCAAAAATGAAGGTGAAGACAGCAAGAATGACATTGTCTGCTACACTTTGTACTCTGACTGCGAAAAAGACACAATTATTCAGGAAAACAATTCGCAGGATAAATTCAGCGGATTATCTTTACTAAGAGAAAATGGTATCGTCAGTGGAATGGATGTTACCATCGGAAGCAGGGAAGACCCTTACGGTGTAATGAACGTACATACAACGCAGAGAAGGATGTTCTCTAAAGACGATATGCACTTTATGCAATCTGTGGCCAATGTGCTTGCAGAAGCTCTAAGCAGGAAAGAAGCTGAAGAGAATCTCAAACGATATGCAAAGCGTCTAGAGGATGCAAACCACCTGAAAGTGCTTTTCACAGACATACTGACACACGACCTTCTCAATCCTGCAAATATAATACGCGGCTTTACTGAAGAACTGATAATTGTCGAAGATGAGGATAGCAAACAGAACCTGCTGGATAAGATTCACAAGAACAATGAAAGAATGATCTACATGATAGAATCTGCTTCAAAGTTCATTAAACTGGAATCTATCGATGATATCAAATTTGAAGAGCAGGACTTTTTGCCTGTTCTTGAAAAAGTTATCAGGAATCTTAGTTCTGAAATGAGTAAAAATGGGATTCATTTCGATATCAAAGCAGTAGGACCATATTCCTCTTTTATCAATCCAATACTGGAAGAGGTGTTCCTCAACCTTCTCTCTAATGCTATAAAATTCACTCCTCAAAATGGAAGAATATCAATATCCATTTCAGATGCAATGGACAAATGGAAAATACAGGTCACTGATACCGGCTCAGGAATCAACAACAGTGACAGGGAAATGATATTCGAGCGTTTCAGACGTGCAGACAAAGGTAGCATAAAGGGAAGCGGCCTTGGTCTTGCCATTGCAAAAAGGATAGTGGAACTTCACGGTGGAGAGATTGGAGTTGAAAATAATCCGATTGGCCGTGGAAGTGTTTTCTGGTTTACCATCAGAAAAGCCCCATTCTAA
- a CDS encoding 4Fe-4S binding protein: protein MLKITPYMGPLVIIVSIAGLWFPLLGYFMLLVFGAIFLIAPFRGRWFCGNLCPRGSFMDFWVGKVSEKRKIPKFLKSYWIRVPLFMLMIVFMGYRLMNTHGLINQIGMVLVIMCLVTSSIAVVLGVTIAPRTWCTFCPMGTLQSIVGVNKYPLQMDIEKCIKCHKCEKICPMHLNIVEMTHNPDCIKCGRCIDICPKDALSFKKSVKSA from the coding sequence ATGTTAAAGATAACTCCCTATATGGGACCGCTTGTTATCATCGTTTCAATAGCAGGGCTATGGTTCCCGCTGCTTGGTTATTTTATGTTGCTGGTATTTGGCGCTATTTTCCTGATAGCGCCATTCCGAGGCCGCTGGTTCTGTGGAAACCTTTGCCCAAGGGGTAGCTTCATGGATTTCTGGGTGGGTAAAGTCTCTGAAAAAAGAAAGATACCTAAGTTTCTCAAAAGCTACTGGATAAGAGTTCCTCTTTTCATGCTGATGATTGTCTTTATGGGTTACAGGCTCATGAATACTCATGGACTCATCAACCAGATTGGAATGGTGCTTGTGATAATGTGTCTGGTAACGTCTTCCATTGCAGTTGTATTGGGAGTTACAATAGCTCCCAGGACATGGTGTACTTTCTGTCCAATGGGAACACTCCAGAGCATAGTGGGTGTGAATAAGTATCCGCTGCAAATGGACATAGAAAAATGTATCAAATGCCACAAATGTGAAAAGATATGTCCTATGCACCTGAATATTGTGGAAATGACACATAATCCTGATTGTATCAAATGCGGAAGATGCATTGATATTTGTCCAAAGGATGCACTTAGTTTCAAAAAATCAGTGAAAAGCGCGTGA
- a CDS encoding ribonuclease HI family protein, with product MDTLNFDGSCDPNPGGIMGFGWIINWSSGKKATEGSKEKKPSKSNTNNVAEYTALKEGISNYLELGGKGPLHVRGDSKLVISQMSGKWKVNNENLAKIKEETDSIIKKHNLKVKFTWVPREQNTIADRLALPKSRRNKISKTESNTDSNTGSVKPENRKFVADVNSSSVSSKLRLQINELNTSPSPGFKSFAQLKVGGFDSFSRKKLETLQKEAGSKASAIAEKEFSNNPTQQASALRWMLRGLSTDLAVKKVKVDIELSKKRKK from the coding sequence ATGGACACACTGAATTTTGACGGCTCATGCGACCCGAATCCCGGAGGAATAATGGGATTCGGATGGATAATCAACTGGAGTAGCGGCAAAAAAGCAACTGAAGGTAGTAAGGAAAAGAAACCTTCAAAATCCAATACCAATAACGTTGCCGAGTACACAGCCCTGAAAGAAGGTATTTCCAATTACCTGGAACTCGGAGGAAAGGGTCCTCTCCACGTTCGTGGTGACAGTAAACTTGTAATAAGCCAGATGTCAGGGAAATGGAAAGTCAATAACGAAAATCTTGCAAAGATCAAAGAGGAAACTGATTCCATAATCAAAAAACATAACCTGAAGGTTAAATTCACATGGGTTCCCAGGGAACAGAACACCATTGCTGACAGGCTTGCACTTCCTAAATCCAGAAGAAACAAAATTTCGAAAACAGAATCAAATACGGATTCAAATACAGGTTCTGTAAAACCTGAGAACAGGAAGTTCGTTGCAGATGTGAATTCATCTTCGGTTTCTTCAAAACTAAGACTTCAGATCAATGAACTTAACACCTCTCCCTCTCCAGGTTTCAAATCCTTTGCACAGCTTAAGGTTGGTGGATTCGACTCATTTTCAAGGAAGAAACTTGAGACCTTGCAGAAGGAAGCAGGTTCCAAAGCTTCAGCCATTGCTGAAAAGGAGTTTTCAAACAATCCAACTCAACAGGCTTCAGCACTCAGGTGGATGCTTCGGGGACTTTCCACTGACCTTGCAGTAAAAAAGGTCAAAGTAGATATTGAACTCAGTAAAAAGAGAAAAAAGTAA
- a CDS encoding copper-translocating P-type ATPase: protein MDHDDSAMKMENGMHEHETENEGGHAEHHKMNHGMHHEMTEKADGEHESHTSHSEHDGHSGHGKHESHQVHEGHQSHGDHSNHHAMMVQDFRKRFWISILLTIPILLLSPIIQIFLNSGLGITIPSFSGDTYLLFVFSTTVFFYGGWPFLKGIKDELSAKNPGMMTLIAVAITVAYGYSSLVVFGLEGKLFFWELATLIDIMLLGHWMEMKSVMGASMALQELVKLLPSDAHLLKPDGKTDDFPIDELKIEDKVLVKPGEKIPVDGIVVDGQSSVNEAMLTGESNPVPKEKGNEVIAGAINGEGSLTVEVRKTGKDSFLSQMLDLVSQAQQSKSKTQNLADRAALWLTIIALTAGTLTFFAWFWLADTDLAFSIERAVTVMVITCPHALGLAIPLVVAVSSAIGARNGLLIRNRGPFERARNIDAIVFDKTGTLTKGEFGVSDVVVFDENMQEEEILSYAASIESDSEHPIAKGILNSAEPEYKVENFSAISGKGAQGTVNGKDVKVVSPAYLEVEGIGYPEKKLKEISSQGMTTVFVLIDEKAVGAIALEDVVRPESKEAVSKLKEMSIKCFMLTGDQKQVAERVADQIGLDEYFAGVLPDEKASRIKEVQERGLIVAMVGDGINDAPALAQADVGIAIGAGTDVAVETADIVLVKSNPLDVLAIMELSKATYSKMVQNLFWATGYNALAIPLAAGVLYQQGILLSPAAGAVLMSMSTIIVAINARMLSIGKDDKSD from the coding sequence ATGGACCATGATGATTCTGCCATGAAAATGGAAAATGGAATGCATGAACATGAAACTGAGAATGAGGGTGGTCATGCAGAACATCATAAAATGAATCATGGTATGCATCATGAAATGACAGAGAAAGCTGATGGTGAGCATGAAAGTCATACTTCTCATAGTGAACATGATGGACATTCAGGACATGGAAAACACGAATCCCATCAGGTACATGAAGGTCACCAGAGTCATGGAGACCATTCAAACCACCATGCAATGATGGTTCAGGATTTCAGGAAAAGGTTCTGGATATCAATTCTCCTGACGATACCAATACTTCTCCTGTCTCCGATTATTCAGATTTTCCTTAACTCAGGTCTTGGAATTACCATTCCATCTTTTTCCGGTGACACATACCTGCTGTTTGTGTTCTCAACTACAGTTTTCTTCTATGGTGGCTGGCCTTTCCTCAAAGGAATAAAAGACGAACTCTCAGCAAAAAATCCCGGCATGATGACACTTATCGCGGTTGCCATCACCGTTGCCTACGGATACAGCAGTCTTGTTGTATTCGGGCTTGAAGGTAAGCTCTTTTTCTGGGAACTCGCAACCCTGATAGACATCATGCTCCTCGGGCACTGGATGGAAATGAAATCTGTGATGGGAGCATCAATGGCCTTGCAGGAACTGGTCAAACTCCTGCCATCGGATGCTCATCTCCTGAAACCTGATGGAAAAACAGATGACTTCCCGATTGACGAACTTAAAATTGAAGATAAAGTCCTTGTCAAACCCGGAGAGAAGATTCCTGTTGATGGTATTGTGGTTGACGGACAGAGTTCTGTAAATGAGGCAATGCTTACAGGCGAATCAAATCCGGTTCCAAAGGAAAAAGGGAACGAAGTTATTGCCGGTGCTATCAACGGTGAAGGTTCTCTTACAGTTGAGGTTCGTAAAACAGGAAAGGATTCTTTCCTGTCACAAATGCTTGACCTGGTCTCACAGGCACAGCAAAGCAAATCAAAAACCCAGAATCTTGCTGACAGAGCAGCATTGTGGCTCACAATAATCGCTCTAACAGCAGGTACACTCACTTTTTTTGCATGGTTCTGGCTGGCAGATACCGATCTGGCTTTCTCAATTGAGAGAGCGGTGACTGTTATGGTTATCACCTGCCCCCATGCTCTGGGACTTGCAATCCCACTCGTGGTTGCCGTCTCCTCTGCCATAGGTGCACGTAACGGACTGCTTATCAGGAACAGGGGACCATTTGAGAGAGCAAGGAATATTGATGCAATTGTTTTTGACAAGACAGGAACTCTCACAAAGGGAGAATTCGGAGTCAGTGACGTTGTTGTCTTTGATGAGAACATGCAGGAAGAAGAAATACTCAGTTATGCAGCATCCATTGAATCTGATTCCGAGCATCCGATAGCAAAGGGGATACTGAATTCTGCTGAACCTGAATATAAGGTTGAGAATTTCAGTGCCATTTCAGGAAAAGGTGCACAGGGAACTGTTAATGGAAAAGATGTGAAGGTCGTAAGTCCCGCATATCTGGAAGTAGAAGGAATTGGTTATCCTGAAAAGAAACTGAAGGAAATAAGCAGTCAGGGGATGACCACGGTTTTTGTTCTTATCGATGAGAAGGCAGTGGGAGCTATTGCACTTGAAGACGTGGTCAGGCCTGAATCAAAAGAAGCTGTGAGCAAGCTGAAAGAAATGAGCATCAAATGTTTTATGCTTACAGGTGACCAGAAGCAGGTGGCTGAAAGAGTTGCAGACCAGATCGGCCTTGATGAGTACTTTGCAGGTGTCCTGCCAGATGAGAAGGCTTCCAGAATAAAGGAGGTTCAGGAAAGGGGACTCATCGTTGCGATGGTGGGAGATGGAATCAATGATGCACCTGCCCTTGCACAGGCTGATGTGGGTATAGCCATTGGAGCAGGAACTGATGTTGCAGTGGAAACAGCGGACATAGTACTTGTAAAAAGTAATCCGCTTGATGTGCTGGCGATCATGGAACTTTCAAAGGCAACGTACAGTAAAATGGTGCAGAACCTCTTCTGGGCAACGGGTTACAATGCACTGGCAATACCGCTCGCTGCAGGAGTGCTGTACCAGCAGGGAATATTGCTTTCACCGGCAGCAGGAGCAGTGCTTATGTCAATGAGTACGATCATAGTTGCCATAAATGCCAGGATGCTATCCATTGGCAAAGATGACAAGTCTGATTAA